The following are from one region of the Priestia filamentosa genome:
- a CDS encoding potassium channel family protein translates to MFDSFLFRFFRRSVLYRLIVIILLLCVIFGGLIHFLEEETFPTVFDGIWWSIVTISTIGFGDYVPHTVIGRILAMLLILIGTGFITNYFVTLARMAVSRENAYVDGSLPYRGSDHIVVVGWNERTKQLLELFAQSHLAKHIVLIDETLEERPMLSAYVHFVKGNPTHEDTLIKANISEAREVMITANQHKAENEADMQAILTILAVKGQDRHIPITAEVLSSLHVKSAKHAGAGKIVETNKMISKHMYEQLFSKEGFVRK, encoded by the coding sequence ATGTTTGATAGCTTTCTATTCCGCTTCTTCCGTCGTTCTGTTTTATATCGACTTATTGTTATCATTCTACTGCTTTGCGTTATTTTTGGTGGACTTATTCATTTTCTTGAAGAAGAAACCTTTCCAACCGTTTTTGACGGAATATGGTGGTCAATTGTCACGATATCTACAATTGGGTTCGGAGACTATGTTCCTCATACAGTAATTGGGCGTATTTTAGCTATGTTACTTATTTTAATTGGCACAGGGTTTATCACGAATTATTTTGTAACACTTGCTAGAATGGCAGTTTCTAGAGAGAATGCTTATGTTGATGGAAGCCTCCCTTATAGAGGAAGTGATCATATTGTTGTTGTTGGATGGAACGAGCGTACAAAACAACTTCTAGAGCTTTTTGCCCAATCTCATCTTGCTAAACATATTGTGTTAATTGACGAAACACTGGAAGAACGTCCTATGCTTTCTGCATACGTTCACTTTGTAAAAGGAAATCCCACACATGAGGATACACTTATAAAAGCAAATATTTCTGAAGCTCGGGAAGTGATGATTACAGCTAATCAACATAAAGCTGAAAACGAAGCAGATATGCAGGCTATTTTGACTATCTTAGCTGTTAAGGGACAAGATCGTCATATTCCTATCACAGCAGAAGTTCTTTCTTCTCTACACGTCAAAAGTGCTAAACATGCTGGAGCCGGTAAAATAGTCGAAACAAATAAAATGATTAGTAAGCATATGTACGAGCAGCTATTTTCAAAAGAAGGCTTTGTTAGAAAGTGA
- a CDS encoding Na(+)/H(+) antiporter subunit C, whose protein sequence is MEILMSIVSGILFMCATYLILSRSLLRVIIGTVLLSHGAHLMILTMGGLKKGTVPLLGENASSYTDPLPQALILTAIVISFGVTALFLVLAYRSYQELKTDDMNDLKGCEDDE, encoded by the coding sequence ATGGAAATATTAATGTCAATTGTATCAGGCATACTCTTCATGTGTGCAACGTATTTAATTTTGTCTCGTAGCTTACTACGGGTTATTATCGGAACTGTCCTTTTGAGTCATGGAGCTCATTTAATGATTCTTACAATGGGCGGACTAAAAAAAGGAACAGTTCCCCTGTTAGGAGAAAATGCTTCTTCTTACACAGATCCATTGCCACAAGCTTTGATTTTAACCGCTATTGTTATTTCTTTTGGGGTTACTGCTCTTTTCTTAGTTCTTGCATACCGCTCATATCAGGAATTAAAGACAGACGATATGAATGATTTAAAGGGGTGTGAGGACGATGAGTAA
- a CDS encoding YugN-like family protein, with translation MIELHSNLEGRVFKLHDLEETLGSLGYTIGGGWEYDQGSFDYKIDDKVGYQFLRLPFQAVDGQLDAPGATVRFRTPFLLSHKYQIGLDDQVHVGNVKSSFDQFQEPQDPDASFPKEYIPLGQELLREAEQRLLY, from the coding sequence ATGATTGAATTACATTCAAACCTTGAGGGAAGAGTGTTTAAGCTGCATGATTTAGAAGAAACTTTAGGTTCTTTAGGATATACAATTGGGGGAGGATGGGAGTATGATCAAGGGTCATTTGACTATAAGATAGATGATAAAGTAGGGTATCAGTTTCTTCGTCTTCCATTTCAAGCTGTGGATGGTCAGCTTGATGCCCCTGGAGCAACAGTGCGTTTCAGAACACCTTTTTTGCTTTCTCATAAATATCAAATTGGTTTAGATGATCAAGTTCATGTTGGCAATGTGAAGAGCTCATTTGATCAATTCCAAGAACCGCAAGATCCCGATGCTTCTTTTCCAAAAGAATATATCCCACTAGGTCAGGAGCTCCTAAGAGAAGCGGAACAACGCCTTCTATATTGA
- a CDS encoding Na+/H+ antiporter subunit A, with protein sequence MSLLHLLVLSPFLFAILVPFLYRYVRKVHTGWFVLILPLALFLYFLQFIKLTSSGEEVVRTFEWIPSLDINFTLHVDGLGLLFALLITGIGSLVTLYSIYYLSKDKEALHNFYVYLLLFMGAMLGVVLSDNLIVLYTFWEITSLSSFLLIGYWYKREKSRYGAQKSMLITVFGGLALLGGIILLYMMTGTFSIREIIANLELLKGEALLLPALILVLLGAFTKSAQFPFHIWLPDAMEAPTPVSAYLHSATMVKAGIYLVARLSPVFSDHAAWFILISTFGIFTLFWGSFSAVKQTDLKGILAFSTVSQLGMIMSLLGVGSASLHYDYLENNIFIVAVTAAIFHLINHATFKGSLFMVAGIVDHETGTRDIRKLGGLMGIMPVTFTIALIGSFSMAGIPPFNGFLSKEMFLTGMVNVLKMDIYHIETWGILLPVIAWIASVFTFVYSMILFFRTFTGKLQLEKLEKKPHEAPVGMLISPVILASLAVIFSFFPNILSSTLIIPAMKSILPTIAQSGQEFDVEIKHWHGFTPELFMTIGIIVIGTILFLTVRKWSFIYERFPQKLALNYVYDQGLVGTERGSAWIMKSFMSGHIRDYLVYIFVFLSIISLSSLFVTNAFHLDVTNVAPIGVYEIILSLLAVGGAVITVLARTRMVAIIAAGVVGYTISLFFVIFRAPDLALTQLVVETISVALFLLCFFHLPEITKKQKRLRFRLLNLLVSIGVGFVVTMFGIASHSEKLFPSISKYFVEESYKEAGGKNIVNVILVDFRGFDTLFEITVLGIAAFGIFAIVKLRLTKRSEREHEGK encoded by the coding sequence TTGTCATTGCTACACTTACTCGTACTATCGCCTTTCCTATTTGCGATACTTGTACCCTTTCTATATAGATATGTGCGAAAGGTTCATACAGGATGGTTTGTCCTTATTTTACCTCTTGCCTTATTTCTATATTTTCTCCAGTTCATTAAACTTACGAGCAGTGGCGAAGAAGTTGTTCGTACATTTGAATGGATTCCAAGCTTAGATATCAACTTCACTCTACATGTTGATGGGCTTGGTCTTTTATTTGCTTTACTTATTACAGGAATCGGGTCTTTAGTTACTCTTTACTCTATTTATTATCTATCAAAAGATAAAGAGGCATTACATAATTTTTATGTATATCTTCTTCTCTTTATGGGAGCCATGCTTGGAGTCGTGCTTTCTGATAATCTAATTGTTCTTTATACATTCTGGGAGATCACAAGCCTTTCCTCTTTTTTACTTATCGGATATTGGTATAAAAGAGAGAAGTCCCGATATGGAGCACAAAAATCAATGCTTATTACTGTTTTTGGAGGATTAGCTCTTTTAGGCGGCATTATTCTCTTGTACATGATGACGGGCACATTTAGTATCCGTGAAATTATAGCTAACCTTGAGCTCCTAAAAGGAGAAGCTTTACTTTTACCTGCTCTTATCCTTGTTCTCTTAGGAGCATTCACAAAATCAGCTCAGTTTCCGTTCCATATTTGGTTACCAGATGCTATGGAAGCTCCCACTCCTGTTAGTGCTTACTTGCACTCAGCTACAATGGTGAAAGCAGGCATCTATCTTGTCGCTCGTTTAAGCCCTGTCTTCAGTGACCATGCTGCATGGTTTATTTTAATTTCTACCTTTGGAATTTTCACTTTGTTTTGGGGCTCCTTTTCTGCTGTAAAACAAACGGACTTAAAAGGAATTTTAGCTTTTTCAACAGTTAGTCAACTTGGAATGATTATGTCATTACTTGGGGTTGGAAGTGCGTCTTTACATTACGACTACTTAGAAAACAATATTTTTATCGTCGCTGTTACTGCTGCTATTTTCCATCTCATTAACCATGCTACTTTCAAAGGAAGCTTGTTTATGGTTGCAGGAATCGTGGACCATGAGACAGGAACACGCGATATTCGAAAACTTGGTGGTTTAATGGGGATTATGCCTGTTACTTTTACAATTGCTTTAATTGGATCGTTCTCAATGGCTGGCATTCCTCCGTTTAACGGATTTTTGAGTAAAGAAATGTTTCTAACTGGGATGGTTAATGTTCTAAAGATGGATATTTACCATATCGAAACATGGGGAATTCTTCTTCCAGTTATTGCATGGATAGCTAGTGTGTTCACCTTTGTATACAGCATGATTTTATTCTTTAGAACATTTACAGGAAAACTTCAACTTGAGAAGCTTGAGAAAAAACCGCATGAAGCACCAGTTGGAATGCTTATATCACCAGTTATCTTAGCTTCCTTAGCTGTTATATTTAGTTTTTTTCCAAACATTTTATCTTCTACGCTTATTATACCGGCTATGAAATCGATACTTCCAACGATTGCTCAAAGTGGCCAAGAATTTGATGTAGAAATCAAACATTGGCATGGATTTACACCTGAATTGTTTATGACGATTGGAATCATTGTAATAGGAACGATTCTTTTTCTTACTGTTCGAAAATGGTCCTTTATTTATGAACGTTTTCCTCAAAAACTCGCTCTTAACTATGTTTATGATCAAGGGTTGGTTGGAACAGAACGTGGTTCAGCGTGGATTATGAAATCCTTCATGTCTGGCCATATTCGAGATTATCTTGTTTACATTTTTGTATTTCTATCTATTATTTCATTAAGCTCTCTCTTTGTGACAAATGCATTTCATCTTGACGTAACAAATGTTGCCCCAATTGGAGTTTATGAAATAATCCTAAGTCTTCTAGCTGTCGGAGGTGCTGTCATCACCGTTCTTGCTAGAACACGTATGGTTGCCATCATTGCAGCTGGTGTCGTTGGATATACGATTTCGCTATTCTTCGTTATCTTCAGGGCACCTGATTTAGCGCTTACACAGCTTGTTGTAGAAACAATCTCTGTTGCTTTATTTTTACTTTGTTTTTTCCATTTACCAGAAATCACAAAGAAACAAAAGCGTCTCAGATTTCGATTATTAAATTTACTTGTTTCAATCGGAGTAGGATTTGTTGTCACAATGTTTGGTATTGCCTCTCATAGCGAGAAACTATTTCCTTCTATTTCTAAATATTTTGTGGAGGAAAGCTATAAAGAAGCAGGTGGGAAGAATATTGTGAATGTTATCCTTGTAGACTTCCGTGGATTTGATACATTGTTTGAAATTACAGTACTTGGTATCGCTGCCTTTGGAATCTTTGCGATTGTTAAATTACGTCTAACTAAAAGGAGTGAACGTGAACATGAAGGTAAATGA
- a CDS encoding glucose-6-phosphate isomerase translates to MTHVRFDYSNALTFFKEHEITYLSDAVKAAHHAIHDKTGAGSDFLGWVNLPKEYDKEEFARIEKSAEKIKSDSDVLLVIGIGGSYLGARAAIEMLQHSFYNVLPKEKRQTPQVIFVGNNISSTYMKDLMDLLDGKDFSINVISKSGTTTEPAIAFRIFRKLLEEKYGKEEARGRIYATTDKARGALKTLADEEKYETFVIPDDVGGRYSVLTAVGLLPIAVSGANISDMMKGAEAASEDFAKPNLEENAAYQYAAVRNLLYNKGKTIEMLINYEPALQYFAEWWKQLFGESEGKDQKGIYPSSANFSTDLHSLGQYVQEGRRDIFETVIRVENPRHELTIEEDAADLDGLNYLAGETVDFVNNKALEGTMLAHTDGGVPNLLVTAPALDAYTFGYIAYFFEKACAVSGYLLGVNPFDQPGVEAYKVNMFALLGKPGFEEKKAELEKRLK, encoded by the coding sequence ATGACACATGTTCGTTTTGATTACTCAAATGCACTTACTTTTTTCAAAGAGCATGAAATTACATACTTAAGTGATGCTGTAAAAGCAGCACATCATGCTATCCATGATAAAACAGGAGCAGGAAGCGATTTTTTAGGATGGGTAAATCTTCCGAAAGAATATGATAAGGAAGAGTTTGCTCGCATTGAGAAAAGTGCTGAAAAAATTAAAAGTGATTCAGATGTTTTATTAGTAATTGGAATTGGTGGTTCATATTTAGGTGCAAGAGCAGCAATTGAAATGCTTCAACACTCTTTCTATAACGTATTACCGAAAGAGAAACGTCAAACGCCACAAGTGATTTTCGTTGGAAATAACATTAGCTCTACATATATGAAAGACTTAATGGATCTTCTTGATGGAAAAGACTTCTCAATCAATGTTATTTCTAAGTCTGGAACAACAACAGAACCTGCGATCGCGTTCCGTATTTTCCGTAAGCTTCTCGAAGAGAAATATGGAAAAGAAGAAGCACGTGGTCGTATTTATGCTACAACAGATAAAGCACGTGGAGCTTTAAAAACGCTTGCTGATGAAGAGAAATACGAAACATTCGTGATTCCGGACGATGTTGGTGGTCGTTATTCTGTTCTAACTGCAGTTGGACTTCTTCCGATTGCTGTAAGTGGGGCGAACATTTCTGACATGATGAAAGGTGCAGAGGCTGCAAGTGAAGACTTTGCAAAGCCTAACCTAGAAGAAAATGCAGCATACCAATACGCAGCAGTTCGTAACCTTCTTTACAACAAAGGTAAGACAATTGAAATGTTAATTAACTATGAGCCAGCTCTTCAATACTTTGCAGAGTGGTGGAAACAACTGTTTGGAGAAAGTGAAGGGAAAGACCAAAAAGGAATTTATCCATCTTCAGCAAACTTCTCAACAGACCTACATTCTTTAGGACAATATGTTCAAGAAGGTCGTCGTGATATTTTTGAAACTGTAATTCGCGTTGAGAATCCTCGTCACGAGTTAACAATTGAAGAAGATGCGGCTGATTTAGATGGCTTAAACTATCTAGCTGGTGAAACAGTGGATTTTGTTAATAACAAAGCGCTTGAAGGAACAATGCTTGCTCATACAGACGGAGGAGTTCCGAACTTACTTGTAACAGCACCAGCTCTTGATGCTTATACATTCGGTTATATTGCTTACTTCTTTGAAAAAGCTTGCGCAGTAAGTGGTTACCTTTTAGGTGTTAACCCATTTGATCAACCAGGTGTAGAAGCATACAAAGTAAATATGTTTGCACTTCTTGGAAAACCGGGATTTGAAGAAAAGAAAGCAGAGCTTGAAAAACGTTTAAAATAA
- a CDS encoding Na(+)/H(+) antiporter subunit B produces MKVNDLILKTATNVVSFIIITFSIYLFFTGHYTPGGGFIGGLMASGGLLLLLLAYDLKTIQSIIPFDFKKVIATGLLIAVATGVGGFFFDVPFLTHTYGYFDLPFFGEHTALATATLFDLGVYLVVVGITMTIIQTIGESE; encoded by the coding sequence ATGAAGGTAAATGATTTAATTTTAAAAACGGCTACGAACGTTGTGTCGTTCATTATCATCACTTTCTCCATTTATCTGTTTTTCACTGGTCACTACACTCCTGGTGGCGGTTTTATCGGTGGATTAATGGCAAGTGGCGGTTTGTTATTGTTATTACTTGCTTATGATTTGAAAACGATTCAGTCAATTATCCCTTTTGATTTCAAAAAGGTGATTGCTACAGGGCTTTTAATAGCCGTTGCTACTGGAGTCGGTGGATTCTTCTTTGATGTACCTTTTCTTACTCATACATATGGGTATTTTGACCTTCCATTCTTTGGAGAACATACGGCTTTAGCAACAGCAACTCTGTTTGACTTGGGGGTTTATCTTGTTGTTGTGGGAATTACCATGACCATTATTCAAACGATTGGAGAGAGCGAATAA